The Micromonospora sp. NBC_01740 genome includes a window with the following:
- a CDS encoding amidohydrolase — translation MTGTVFENARIHTLDPARPHAEAMLVRGERIVAVGDLDECRDRAGAGARRVDLGGMTVLPGLIDSHLHSALYVRGLEQVDLRGTTSLDEALTRIARHAATLPPDAWLFGGRWDSHKWDRPVQPTRADLDRVCPDRPAVLPTIDGHTTWVNTAALRRLGIDAGTPDPIGGQIVRDERGEPTGILREAAGDAAYDVMRTSLSGDLVAQLRTHLPRLLSVGLTSIHDIDGQDCRAAYETLYARGELPLRVHKSIPSTALDEVIDLGWATGDGDRWLSTGPVKIFTDGALGSHTCLMTEPYDGEPDNHGIAVTPAEEFERLVAKAAGAGIAVAAHAIGDAANGMVLRAYANWQESARTNPTAVRRLRHRIEHTQHLRPADVPLLARLGVIASMQPTHCTSDIPLTSRMLAGRDLASYAWRSLLDAGATVAFGSDAPVEDPDPFFGIHAAVTRQQPDGTPPGGVDPHERVDLDTALRCFTEAGAYASYEEHLKGRLTPGMLADFIALPTDPYRVEPADLRDLTVALTVVGGVVRWQR, via the coding sequence ATGACCGGTACGGTTTTCGAGAACGCCCGGATCCACACCCTCGACCCCGCCCGTCCGCACGCCGAGGCGATGCTGGTGCGCGGCGAGCGCATCGTCGCCGTCGGGGACCTCGACGAGTGCCGTGACCGCGCCGGCGCCGGCGCGCGCCGCGTCGACCTCGGCGGGATGACGGTGCTGCCCGGCCTGATCGACAGCCACCTGCACTCGGCGCTCTACGTGCGCGGCCTGGAGCAGGTGGACCTGCGCGGCACCACCAGCCTCGACGAGGCGCTGACGCGGATCGCCCGGCACGCGGCCACCCTGCCGCCCGACGCCTGGCTCTTCGGCGGGCGCTGGGACAGCCACAAGTGGGACCGCCCGGTGCAGCCGACCCGGGCCGACCTGGACCGTGTCTGCCCGGACCGGCCCGCCGTGCTGCCCACCATCGACGGGCACACCACCTGGGTCAACACCGCCGCGCTCCGGCGACTCGGCATCGACGCCGGCACCCCCGATCCGATCGGCGGGCAGATCGTCCGCGACGAACGCGGCGAGCCGACCGGCATCCTGCGGGAGGCGGCCGGCGACGCGGCGTACGACGTCATGCGCACCTCGCTCAGCGGTGACCTGGTCGCGCAACTGCGCACCCACCTGCCCCGGCTGCTCTCCGTCGGCCTGACCAGCATCCACGACATCGACGGGCAGGACTGCCGGGCCGCCTACGAGACCCTGTACGCCCGGGGCGAGCTGCCGCTGCGGGTGCACAAGTCGATCCCGTCGACCGCGTTGGACGAGGTGATCGACCTGGGCTGGGCGACCGGCGACGGGGACCGCTGGCTGAGCACCGGCCCCGTCAAGATCTTCACCGACGGGGCGCTCGGCTCGCACACCTGCCTGATGACCGAGCCGTACGACGGCGAGCCCGACAACCACGGCATCGCCGTCACCCCGGCGGAGGAGTTCGAGCGGCTGGTGGCGAAGGCGGCCGGGGCCGGCATCGCCGTGGCGGCGCACGCCATCGGCGACGCGGCGAACGGGATGGTGCTGCGGGCGTACGCCAACTGGCAGGAGTCGGCGCGCACCAACCCGACGGCGGTACGGCGGCTGCGGCACCGGATCGAGCACACCCAGCACCTGCGCCCGGCGGACGTGCCGCTGCTGGCCCGGCTGGGCGTGATCGCCTCGATGCAGCCCACCCACTGCACCAGCGACATCCCCCTGACCAGCCGGATGCTCGCCGGCCGGGACCTCGCCTCGTACGCCTGGCGCAGCCTGCTGGACGCCGGCGCGACGGTGGCCTTCGGCTCGGACGCCCCGGTGGAGGACCCGGATCCGTTCTTCGGCATCCACGCCGCGGTGACCCGGCAGCAGCCCGACGGCACCCCGCCCGGCGGCGTGGACCCGCACGAGCGGGTCGATCTCGACACGGCGCTGCGCTGCTTCACCGAGGCGGGCGCGTACGCCTCCTATGAGGAGCACCTGAAGGGGCGGCTGACCCCGGGGATGCTCGCGGACTTCATCGCGCTGCCCACCGACCCGTACCGGGTCGAGCCGGCGGACCTGCGCGACCTCACGGTGGCGCTCACCGTGGTCGGCGGGGTCGTGCGCTGGCAGCGCTGA
- a CDS encoding Na+/H+ antiporter subunit A yields MLVLVAVHALAAVIAPGLIRIWGRKGLYLVALAPAATLVWALTRTGTVRSGNPVVETVTWVPQLGLEIALRMGTLAWLMVVLVGGVGALVLAYSARYFRSDDPGLGRFAAVFVAFAGAMLGLVVSDDLLLLYVFWELTTVLSYLLIGSDPTKRASRRAAMQALLVTTLGGLAMLAGFVMLGQHAGTYRWSQIATDLPGGGYLAVALVLILLGALSKSAIFPFSFWLPGAMAAPTPVSAYLHAAAMVKAGVFLVALMGPAVVGVTPWRPVLLAGGLITMFLGGWAALRQADLKLLLAYGTVSQLGLLMVVLGAGTRDTALAGAAMVLAHALFKSTLFLVVGVVDHVAGTRDLRELSGLGRRAPALAVVAGLAAASMAGLPPLAGFVAKEAAVEAFLHGGTGDLVVLAGLVLGSALTVAYTLRFVWGAFATKGDVPATEARSAGWPFLAPAVVLAAAGLAVGLFAPAVDKVLAPYADLYESAEPGYHLALWHGPTLALGLSALAVAGGVGLFLLRHRGRLGASVRLPFDGAAVYDRLIGGVDRLAVELTGATQRGSLPFYLGVILLVMITLPGGALLAGMPWPQRFQLWDTPLQAVAAAVVIVAAVAAARARRRLTAMILVGVAGYGTALLFILHGAPDLALTQFLVETVTIVMFVLVLRHLPAKFSERPIRSSRRGRIALGVAVGVVTAGMAYVAAGARIATPISVDFPDEAVSYGGGKNIVNVTLVDIRAWDTMGEIAVLVVAATGVASLIFRHSRDLDLRRGIPGVGRTESARPRWLTTGATTRQQSVILQVVTRLLFHAIVLFSIYLLFSGHNAPGGGFAAGLVAGLALAVRYLAGGRTELNGAAPVDAGAVLGAGLFVAVGTGVAAMLLGGEFLQSALLDLHLPVFGHVHFVTSVFFDVGVYLIVVGLVLDILRSLGAEMDRQQETDQRETEQADDRTKELV; encoded by the coding sequence GTGCTGGTTCTGGTGGCGGTCCACGCACTCGCAGCCGTGATCGCCCCGGGACTGATACGTATCTGGGGCCGAAAAGGGCTCTACCTGGTGGCCCTGGCCCCCGCGGCGACCCTGGTCTGGGCGCTGACCCGGACCGGGACGGTCCGCTCCGGCAATCCGGTCGTCGAGACGGTCACCTGGGTTCCCCAGCTCGGCCTGGAGATCGCCCTGCGGATGGGCACCCTGGCCTGGCTGATGGTGGTGCTCGTCGGCGGGGTCGGGGCGCTGGTGCTCGCCTACAGCGCCCGCTACTTCCGCTCCGACGACCCAGGCCTGGGCCGCTTCGCGGCCGTCTTCGTCGCGTTCGCCGGGGCGATGCTCGGCCTGGTGGTCTCCGACGACCTGCTGCTGCTGTACGTGTTCTGGGAGCTGACGACCGTCCTCTCCTACCTGCTGATCGGCAGCGACCCCACCAAGCGGGCCAGCCGGCGCGCAGCCATGCAGGCGCTGCTGGTGACCACCCTGGGTGGCCTGGCGATGCTCGCCGGGTTCGTCATGCTCGGCCAGCACGCCGGCACGTACCGCTGGTCGCAGATCGCCACCGACCTGCCCGGCGGCGGCTACCTGGCCGTGGCCCTGGTGCTGATCCTGCTCGGCGCGCTGAGCAAGTCGGCGATCTTCCCCTTCAGCTTCTGGCTGCCCGGCGCGATGGCCGCGCCCACCCCGGTCAGCGCCTACCTGCACGCCGCGGCGATGGTCAAAGCGGGTGTGTTCCTCGTCGCGCTGATGGGACCGGCCGTGGTCGGGGTCACGCCGTGGCGGCCGGTGCTGCTGGCCGGCGGGCTGATCACCATGTTCCTCGGCGGATGGGCGGCGCTGCGGCAGGCCGACCTGAAGCTGCTGCTGGCCTACGGCACGGTCAGCCAGCTCGGCCTGCTGATGGTGGTCCTCGGTGCCGGCACCCGCGACACCGCGCTGGCCGGCGCGGCGATGGTGCTGGCCCACGCGCTGTTCAAGTCCACCCTGTTCCTCGTCGTCGGGGTCGTCGACCACGTAGCCGGCACCCGTGACCTGCGCGAACTCAGCGGCCTCGGGCGGCGGGCGCCGGCGCTCGCGGTGGTGGCGGGCCTCGCGGCGGCCTCCATGGCCGGCCTCCCGCCGCTGGCCGGATTCGTCGCCAAGGAGGCGGCGGTCGAGGCGTTCCTGCACGGCGGCACCGGCGACCTGGTGGTGCTCGCCGGCCTGGTGCTCGGCTCGGCGCTGACCGTGGCGTACACGCTGCGTTTCGTCTGGGGCGCGTTCGCGACCAAAGGCGACGTGCCCGCCACCGAGGCCCGGTCGGCCGGGTGGCCCTTCCTCGCGCCGGCCGTCGTGCTCGCCGCCGCCGGCCTGGCGGTGGGGCTCTTCGCGCCCGCCGTCGACAAGGTCCTCGCCCCGTACGCGGACCTGTACGAGAGTGCGGAGCCCGGCTACCACCTCGCGCTGTGGCACGGGCCGACCCTGGCGCTGGGCCTGTCGGCGCTGGCGGTCGCCGGCGGCGTGGGGCTGTTCCTCCTGCGGCACCGGGGGCGACTGGGCGCGTCGGTTCGACTGCCCTTCGACGGGGCCGCGGTCTACGACCGGCTCATCGGCGGGGTGGACCGGCTTGCGGTGGAGCTGACCGGCGCCACCCAGCGCGGCTCCCTCCCCTTCTACCTCGGCGTCATCCTGCTGGTGATGATCACCTTGCCGGGTGGGGCGCTGCTGGCCGGGATGCCCTGGCCGCAGCGGTTCCAACTGTGGGACACCCCGTTGCAGGCCGTCGCCGCCGCGGTGGTGATCGTGGCCGCCGTGGCCGCCGCCCGCGCCCGGCGCCGACTGACCGCGATGATCCTCGTCGGCGTCGCCGGCTACGGCACCGCGCTGCTGTTCATCCTGCACGGCGCCCCGGACCTGGCCCTGACCCAGTTCCTGGTGGAGACCGTCACGATCGTCATGTTCGTACTGGTCCTGCGCCACCTTCCCGCCAAGTTCTCCGAACGGCCCATCCGGTCCAGCCGGCGCGGTCGCATCGCGCTCGGCGTCGCCGTGGGCGTGGTCACCGCAGGCATGGCGTACGTGGCGGCGGGAGCGCGGATCGCCACCCCGATCTCCGTCGACTTCCCCGACGAGGCCGTCTCCTACGGCGGCGGCAAGAACATCGTCAACGTGACCCTGGTCGACATCCGGGCCTGGGACACCATGGGCGAGATCGCCGTGCTGGTGGTGGCCGCCACCGGCGTGGCCAGCCTCATCTTCCGCCACTCCCGGGACCTCGACCTGCGCAGGGGCATCCCCGGCGTCGGCCGCACCGAGTCGGCGCGGCCCCGCTGGCTCACCACCGGCGCCACCACCCGTCAGCAGTCGGTCATCCTCCAGGTCGTCACCCGGCTGCTGTTCCACGCCATCGTGCTCTTCTCGATCTACCTGCTCTTCTCCGGGCACAACGCCCCCGGCGGCGGCTTCGCCGCCGGACTGGTGGCCGGGCTCGCGCTGGCCGTGCGCTACCTGGCGGGCGGGCGCACGGAACTCAACGGGGCCGCCCCGGTCGACGCCGGCGCGGTGCTCGGCGCCGGGCTGTTCGTCGCGGTCGGCACGGGCGTCGCCGCGATGCTGCTGGGCGGGGAGTTCCTCCAGAGCGCCCTGCTGGACCTGCACCTGCCGGTCTTCGGCCACGTCCACTTCGTCACGTCGGTCTTCTTCGACGTCGGCGTCTACCTCATCGTGGTCGGCCTGGTCCTGGACATCCTGCGCAGCCTGGGCGCGGAGATGGACCGGCAACAGGAGACCGACCAACGCGAGACCGAACAGGCCGACGACCGGACGAAGGAGCTGGTGTGA
- a CDS encoding Na(+)/H(+) antiporter subunit C, with product MNPNLTYVLVVGVLFAAGVTLLLERSLTRVLMGVILLGNGANLLLLTGGKAGGPPIVGTTAEGDMSDPLPQAMVLTAIVITLGMTAFLLALAYRSWHLNGHDEVQDDVEDRRIMELADRDEGPGTADNDAGDGDGDGDVALATVPADDTTASPAGDAGRGR from the coding sequence GTGAACCCGAACCTGACCTACGTCCTCGTGGTGGGCGTCCTCTTCGCCGCTGGGGTGACGCTGCTGCTGGAGCGCAGCCTGACGCGGGTGCTGATGGGCGTCATCCTGCTCGGCAACGGCGCCAACCTCCTGCTGCTCACCGGCGGCAAGGCCGGCGGGCCGCCGATCGTCGGCACCACCGCCGAGGGGGACATGAGCGACCCGCTGCCCCAGGCCATGGTGCTGACCGCGATCGTCATCACCCTCGGCATGACCGCGTTCCTGCTCGCCCTGGCGTACCGCAGCTGGCACCTCAACGGGCACGACGAGGTGCAGGACGACGTCGAGGACCGCCGCATCATGGAGTTGGCCGACCGGGACGAGGGACCGGGCACCGCCGACAACGACGCCGGAGACGGTGACGGCGACGGCGACGTCGCCCTGGCCACCGTGCCCGCCGACGACACCACGGCCAGCCCGGCCGGGGACGCGGGGAGGGGCCGATGA
- a CDS encoding Na+/H+ antiporter subunit D, producing MTWLVPLPVVMPLLGAALTLLLVGRPRAQRWVSLTVLTATVAVAATLLVRSSVDGPLVVEVGGWVAPLGIVLVADQLAALMLVVSAAVTLCVLVYSIGQGTADGNEETPLSVYHPTYLVLTAGVCNAFLSGDLFNLYVGFEILLVASYVLLTLGSTETRIRAGTTYVVVSLLSSLIFLVAIGLVYAATGTLNLAQLVDRLDALPDDIRLVLQGMLLLAFGIKAAVFPLSAWLPDSYPTAPAPVTAVFAGLLTKVGVYAIIRTETLLFPGGRTADLLLVVAALTMVVGILGAVAQSDVKRLLSFTLISHIGYMLFGVGLSTSLGLSAAIFYVVHHITIQTTLFLAAGLVERRGGSTALDRLGGLARLSPLLAVLFFLPALNLAGIPPFSGFLGKLGLVQAGVDDGGPLAWTLVVGGLLTSLLTLYAIARVWNLAFWRAPHPDMPAAGDAVRAARTEGAEQPHREADPEASGAVLPRLMIGSTAALVVLGLALTVVAGPLFDISTDAADDLLRRTPYVEAVFPDGAP from the coding sequence ATGACCTGGCTCGTACCCCTGCCGGTGGTGATGCCGCTGCTCGGCGCGGCCCTGACGCTGCTGCTCGTCGGCCGGCCCCGCGCCCAGCGCTGGGTCAGCCTCACGGTCCTCACCGCCACCGTCGCCGTGGCGGCCACGCTGCTGGTCCGCTCCTCCGTGGACGGGCCGCTGGTCGTCGAGGTCGGCGGCTGGGTGGCGCCGCTGGGCATCGTCCTGGTCGCCGACCAGCTCGCCGCGCTGATGCTCGTCGTCTCCGCCGCCGTCACCCTCTGCGTGCTCGTCTACTCGATCGGGCAGGGCACGGCCGACGGCAACGAGGAGACGCCGCTGTCGGTCTACCACCCGACCTACCTCGTGCTGACCGCCGGCGTGTGCAACGCGTTCCTCTCCGGCGACCTGTTCAACCTCTACGTCGGCTTCGAGATCCTGCTGGTCGCCAGCTACGTGCTGCTGACCCTGGGCAGCACGGAGACCCGGATCCGGGCCGGCACCACGTACGTCGTGGTCAGCCTGCTCTCGTCGCTGATCTTCCTGGTCGCGATCGGCCTGGTCTACGCGGCGACCGGCACGCTCAACCTGGCCCAGCTCGTGGACCGGCTCGACGCGCTGCCGGACGACATCCGGCTGGTGCTGCAGGGCATGCTGCTGCTCGCCTTCGGCATCAAGGCGGCCGTGTTCCCGCTGTCGGCCTGGCTGCCGGACAGCTACCCCACCGCCCCGGCGCCGGTCACGGCGGTCTTCGCCGGCCTGCTCACCAAGGTCGGCGTCTACGCGATCATCCGCACCGAGACGCTGCTGTTCCCCGGCGGGCGCACCGCCGACCTGCTGCTGGTGGTGGCGGCGCTGACGATGGTGGTGGGCATCCTCGGCGCGGTCGCCCAGTCCGACGTCAAACGGCTGTTGTCGTTCACCCTCATCAGCCACATCGGTTACATGCTCTTCGGCGTCGGGTTGAGCACCTCCCTCGGGCTGTCCGCGGCGATCTTCTACGTGGTGCACCACATCACCATCCAGACCACCCTGTTCCTCGCCGCCGGCCTCGTCGAACGCCGGGGCGGGAGCACCGCCCTGGACCGGCTCGGCGGGCTGGCCCGACTCTCGCCGCTGCTGGCCGTGCTGTTCTTCCTGCCCGCGCTCAACCTCGCCGGCATCCCACCGTTCTCCGGCTTCCTCGGCAAGCTCGGCCTCGTCCAGGCCGGCGTGGACGACGGCGGTCCGCTGGCCTGGACGCTCGTCGTCGGCGGTCTGCTCACCAGCCTGCTCACCCTCTACGCCATCGCCCGCGTCTGGAACCTGGCCTTCTGGCGTGCCCCGCACCCGGACATGCCCGCCGCCGGCGACGCCGTGCGGGCCGCCCGCACCGAGGGCGCCGAGCAGCCGCACCGGGAAGCGGACCCCGAGGCGTCGGGCGCCGTGCTGCCGCGGCTGATGATCGGGTCGACCGCCGCCCTGGTGGTGCTCGGCCTGGCGCTGACCGTGGTGGCCGGGCCGCTGTTCGACATCAGCACCGACGCGGCCGACGACCTGCTGCGCCGGACCCCGTACGTCGAGGCCGTGTTTCCGGACGGTGCCCCGTGA